The genomic region CAAGCAGAGAACTGACGGGCTCTGAGCGCAGCTGTAATGAAAGAggttcatttgtttatgcagCAGTGAGAGCACCATGTCAGATTTTAACCGTTTTAACAAAtagcagcagaaataaataatgaGTCTCAGTTATGCTCATTTCCTGCTCCGTGTTTTTATTGATGGATTCTACTGGAGTTGCTTTGTATGACTCACAATTTCCCTtctattacatttttaagccaACTTCTTTCTGATTGGCCGCCGCTTGCAAGCAAAAGGTATAAACAGGAAGTGGGTGGAGCAGTGTGAGCGAGATTCCTATGTTGAGTATATACGCTCTTACTAATATTATACTGGGCTGTGTTTGACTCATGTGCTGCACAAAGCCTGACTTTCAAGATCGGATACCACAATATATATGTGGCAGAATTTAAGGACAAGCATAACAAATGTGCCTTTAAAAATTCATGTTGGTTACATCTCAGCATCACAACAAATGTGAGCGGCTTTTGTCTGGTTGTGACTCTCTCATTTATACAAAGTATAATGTATCTCAAACCACCCCCAACCCTGCACTCCTAACCCTCCCGCAGCCTCGATACATTGCCGGGCTGGGCACCTTTAAATAAATGTAGCTCAGCGGCCGGCACTGGCCTGCATCGCCAAGCACCATTAACAACAAATAGCAGCATATTGCTGTCCTAGCTCTGAGTCTTTTATGTGTGCTAGTGAGGAGAGGAGCTATAGGGGACCAAAGACTGACTTTCTCCAGCATGGACTGCTAAAatcttaaagtttttttttttaatggcatgttttgtttgcttttgtcgTCCTGAGATAGCACTGAGGAATATGCTACAATAGGGATCTTTTCATGGGATTTGTTCACATAATATGACACCAACTTTATCCTTTAAAGTGCCACTAATTAAACAACCTAAGTAAGAATGTGGCACTTTTTTTCCAATGGGGTTTAgaaaggggaggggaggggaagaaataataaaaaaaaaaaaacactggatGAGAGAGATGCGCGCCTCCTCTGCTGCCTGTGTAGCTTCTTGTGAGGAATGTGTGAATCCTcagacagaaagaggaaaaaatagggcactttcatatttatttaagtGTCAGATCCAGAGCCGTCTGCAGGGAGACAGAATAAGAGGAAAGGGAGGAAGAGGGGAGGAAGGGCTGCAACCACAGGAACTCAGAGGGCTCACAAGTCTTCCTCTCCctcatctctgaacacacacacacacacacacacacacacacacacacacagagctgcttGGACACACAGTGAGGAAGGCAACCAGAGGGAGACGGTGACagggaggaaaaagagaaaacagactgAGGAGGAAATGAGAAAGAAACCAATGTAATTttgcacaaagaaaaacaaaaatccactgGATGTGCATCCACCTGAATGGACCAGGAGGAGTGGTGAATGCAGCAAACCAAGTTAGGGCTCAAACCTGATAAACAGAGCATCCAAATGGGGATATTGTACAGGCGCCAAGCGGGGTCGTGATCCGCTGCCTTCGAGATGTAACATCAAATCTGGACACACACAGTGCAGAATAGATAAAATCTCATCATTGCAGTCTTAAGAACAGAAAGCTTCCCCTCCtatgtgacacacaaacacaggagcGCATGTGAGAATACCTCAGAGCAATTACCTGCCGGGTTCACCTCAGTGGGAAAAGGGCTGGTAAACGTAAATCAACACTTCCTCCTGGTGGATCTGACGTGAactacagccaccctggggcggtCAGAAGACATCAGGACACGTTTAAATGAATAATTCCGGGTCTGGAAAAAACCTCAAACATCGCTGATGTTAAAACACTGAGTGCTCTCTTATCTAAGCTTTGGAGTTAGACCCTAAAATTTAAAAGATGGGTGATTCACTCGTATGTTGAGTTTTTTAGTGCCACTATAAAGAACATCTGCGCTGGCGTGATGAGTAACAGTTTCCCAAAGACACGCACAAGCTCAAGTTTAAGCTGAAACACTCGAGAGAGATTTGATTAATCTGCACATTAATCAGCCATGCCAGCGTTTGGGTTTTTAATCGGTCTCTCTGAATGGTGGCAAAAGAGCACTTCAGTATCATGAAGtgaaactgatttaaaaatatatcactGGCTCTGCATCTTTcatccaattaaaaaaaataagttgcCCATGTTCCAAATAATATGTTACCTTGTGAAGTGTGCTTCATGGGCGTATGCTGTAATTAAAGTAGGATCGAGTGGGATCTATTGGCAGAGATCACAATCGTGATTTTTTTTAGAGCTGAAATTAAAAATTGTTAGGTTTGTGTTaccttaaaataaataagactttTACTGTCACCTGTCTAAAGTGGCATAAATCTAGAAAGGGGGTTTTgggttattcttatttttaggAGTCAGTGTTGCTAAACCTGCACACTTGGAAAAGCAACGGTATTCACCTGATCACAACGTGCATATTTCCTAATAATCAATCCATCCCTCCATTTGTCATTATCCAGTCACGAGCCTGAACAGAGATTATCAGACCTCCCTCTCTCAGGCCTCTAGCTCTTTGTGGGGGTACTAAGGTGGTCCCAGGTCAGCCAAGAGAAGAAACATGTCCTGGATCCACCCTAGGGTTCCCCTCACAGTGGGGCATACCTGAAGAACCTCACTTACCCTGcaataacattttctttgtaacTTTTTGGGGTGTGAGTGGTGCAGCAGCCAGCCAAGCTAGGGACTGGTTATTGTTAATGTTGATTGCAAATTTTTCAGTTTGCAAGTTCACACTCGAACGCTGAGATAACCGGGAAGCAACGATTCTTCCATCCTGCCAGCAATAAGCAGAAAAAGGACAATAAAATGTTGGAAGCCCACAAGAGCCACTCTTCCCAGTCAGGAGACGGTGTGCATCAAGTCAAAGACGAGCGAGACTTGTTTATGATTTGATTGACTTTATTTGTAAGGCACCAGAAGTCCTTCCTTACTGCagaacatttcattttatttatagtaaatgtttgctgtacgtttttttttttagagtttctttttcgtttgtttaaatgaagctatgatttcagacacaaaacatttttttttttgccaaattaCACACTTTTAGGTTTTACATTATACACAaaataagtatttaaaaaaagacctttACAAAGCTCAAAACGCTTACAATGCTTCACGCTATGAGGGCAAAGAGGCGGCACAGGAGTCAAGGggagtgggtgggagggagGGAGTGTTAGGGTGgtgggaggggggagaaaaggAAAGGGGGATCAAAGGGTGAAAAGGTCAACATACTGCAGTTTCCCTCCCCCCTGGTGTCACATCAGTTTTGTAACACAATAGCACAAGAATCATCCAGGACAGACAAGAGAAGATGCAGCCATATACACATAAAGCTTTCTATGTATAACTGTATACAGAGGCGAGCACCTCCAACTACTTCAACAAATACATAGAATTTCATTTGTACGTCTAAAACGTCAGCCTTGCAAATCTCCCTCTAGTTCATATcgattaatatttaaaaacgaAGAAAAGGGGGGAGGAAAGGAACGAGTGCATCGATCACAGAAAGTTTGGATCAAacattctttaaaaagaaaaaaaaaatatgtctcCACTAGAAAGAAATCAATCTCAGTTCCCCCGCAGACATgcattgatgtgtgtgtgtgttctgctttgTCTACACGCTCTGCATTTCACTACAACAAGTACAGTATGTATGCAACTAGATACATACAGTATGCAGCTAGATGGGAGGACGACGTGCCGCGAGCTTAATTCACAAGCAAGGTAGCATGTTAGCTTTAGTTGTAAGAACAGCAACGCATTTCATCTGGTTTAGCATCGACTACGGGATCTGTACAAGTGTTTATACACACCTTGTTTTATGTattcacatacatacacaacaaTGGGGATCATTGAAAGAGTCCTCCAGCAAATGCCATCAACAGTTTATCACCTGAACCTTTAGAAGACGgaggcttttattctgaaagtccCTCATATGTATTTTCACTTTTGGATATCAAACGTGCACGTTCGCCGATCTCTTTGAAGGGTACTTctgcaataaaaatgtgctttatCATCAAACCGGAGACCATTCTGAGCTTATTTTCCCCCAAATGAAAggagcaggtttttttttaaaaatacatatacagCTCGAGATGGCTACACTCAATGAAGCCATTCAGAGATGAAAAGAGAGGAGGTCAAGACAGGTGTACGTGCTTTTAAGTGTGGTTCGACATTTTCAAAGTATACGTGGTACCTCTCAAATTGCATGTCATCTTTTTGAAAGCAGACATTTCGCCCATTCGCACTTCTGTTGCCTGACAAATCCCCGGGACAGTAAAAAGAAACTCCAATATatccaaaaagcaaacaaattcaACCCAAACATGATGAAGAACGCGATGTAGTCtctattcttttttgttttttaactataGACAAATTTTCAGtcctattttgcatttttttttggtgttatAAATGCGCACTGGGTATAAAAATTGGTCTACTTCCACTATTTATTAATTTGCACTGATACTTTTCACAGCAGAGATTTTGACTTGTACTAACAGGTAGAATATCTGTGTTACTGATATAAATTACAGCTCTGGTCAATTTAAATTTCCCACTAAGCAATGACAGTATGATAGCATGAACAGTACTTAACAGCTCAATGGAAGTCATTAATTCTACTATTTACACCTTACCTTACTGGGACATGTCAAAATGTCTGAAGTGAAAACCACCGAACAAAAGATACTGTCAAACTGGCTCTATACTACTTTACAAATAATAGTCTCCTAACTGACTGAGAATTTGGACTGTAATGCTATCATTATACAAATGTTCTTAATTAAATGCAACATAAGACTTTCAGATGCTTCTAAAAGCGATCACTGATTATTCTCCTTACTAATAACATGAATTCTTGCCATgctggtttaaaaaataaataaacagaagagTTTATTAAAGAGCTGCAGATGTGTCTTCATTTCCTGTAAAGACCAATTTTAGATCACAGTAAGGAACTGTATGTAATGCAAAAGACactctttaattttaaaaaacaaaaaacaaacagtatttGGTGATATTATATTATGCTCCTCTCAGATCACAACCCTATTCCAGGAAGCAGGTTTAGCTAAAATTCAGAGTTTGTTAATCCTGAGAAATCAGATAGGAAATGATCGGATTCAATTCTGATCCGATGGCAGGCCTATGGTACAAACTTTTTTCTACGATTATATAGAGCGGCCCAacataattttagttttatttatttaacctttatgaGACTCAATATGTCACAAGCGACCTCTGTTTCAGACAGCATCATTAAAAATGGCTGCCTACTCTGACCAGCCTCCATGAAGATACCAACTCAGAGTTGCTGATCTGCTCAGTTTACAGTTAGAGTCTGACTTTAGTAAACCTGGTTCCCAGATTAGTGACCGGCTGGTTGCTGCGTTTGCTGCGTGGCATTCAAATCACGTGTgttgcagagtgccctctgtTGGACAAACTATGCAATGTCAACTACTACATTTTTTGCAGACCCCCACATGGAgcagaacttttttttcccttaagaATTTGGTAAAAGATGCAGTgggtattttaataaaataatcaaccACAACTTTAAAGCCATCTGCCTAACACTGAGTATGTTACCTTGCACCTCCAAAAAAGCTCCAACAGGTTGGTGCATGGAAACGAGACATCTGGGAATTGTCCTTTGGCGTCTGGCACCAGGACGGTGGTAGTAGATCCTCTGACCGGATAAAGACCTTCAGCAATGTGGCAGAGGTGCCGTTGCTCGTAATAACATCTAAAGGAAAGTCAAACCAGAAGATTCCGCAGCTGAACTTTGTATTGCAATGAGATCATCAATGTTGTGGTGGGCTGGCATAGTTTCGCCCAGCTTCCAGCAGACTCGAGGTCTAATCTGAAAACAACCAAGAGCGTACAGGACCTTTCTGTTTGAAGggggtgtttttgtttagtttggaTTCATAGCAGCAGCTGTAGAATGCACTTGTGCTTCATCTGTGTGAATTACAGTAATGTAACTATATTCAATCATACTCAGTGCCCCATGTAGGCATTAAATCAACTGTATAATGCAGGATTAATCTGATATGTGAAAGATCTTTATGTGCAGTGAATCGTAGGGTATTTAAAAGTGAATTTACAGAGAGcccgtgtttttgtttcatgctaGGTGGAGTCGTTCCATTTAGAGACCAAAATAAACCAAAGCAGACAACTTTTCGAGACCTGCATCACTGCAGTAATTGATCCCACCGGTCTAGTGTCTACTGTGCGTTAAGTTTGCACACTCAGACTGGATAAATAAGCCATTCCCTTTGTGACACAGTCTGCACTCTGTCATTGTCCTTGTTCTGCACAAGCGAGGAGGATGGTTCAAAGACACACGCTGCCCTCTGCTGTCAAACACACAACATGCACTCTTTCTCCCCTCAGTGTCTGCTCTGATATTAGTGCAcattaaagaggaaaaagatgGTGGGAAGGTGTGGACGTGAAGTGGCGTTACTTCTCTTTGCTGCACGTTGTGCTACCTCAGCTCCGTTTAATGATGCCTTTCAGTTACGGTGCTGGGTGGATTTATCCAACGCACCTCACAGGGTCGGGCAAGGATCAAACGTCGGGGGGATTACTTATCAAGGTGGGTCTGTTATCTACTCTGATGGCTCTCAGCATTAAGTCGGATCtaagatgcttttattttatataaaattagGATTACTCGCAAAATCTCTAATTTGCCCGGATATGTCTTTTCATAACACCGATTCTCTTTTGAAGGCAGAGGTTTTTGATTAGAAAGTGAGTATAGCTTTTAAGCACGCTTCTGTCTTTAGCCGGGGCATTTGAGCCCACTTTTATCTTAGAATGAATACACGCGAGGTGAAACACCATGAAATATCAACACTGCTGATTTCGGTGAGACCTTTATGTTGGGAAAATGAAGTTTTTAGGAATCCTGTGTTGCATCTGACAAGTTTTACAGCTTGCCAGCAAATCCAAGTGTTTAACAGTTTTTCTGTTAACACCTACGGAACAGTGCATTCAGTCTGACGGATCAGTCCTGTCTAACAAGGACCTATGAAAGAGGCAGAGGCAAGAGGTGGGAGGAAGacagggaggaagagagagagaggcatggagaagaaaggaaaacacgGAAACTCAACAGGAatcagaagagagagaaaaagcaagAGGGAGGCAGGAAGAAACTGAAATAgaaagtagtcctgattttctttttttttaaaaagggataAATGTGGCTTAATCACatgcaaaaaagagagagagagagagagagagcacttgAAAATACAAGATACATAAGAAAGCGACAGTctcatggcttaaaaaaaaaaaaaaaaaaaaagatatagaaACAACCCAACTATGGTGAATACCAGGATATAAGGTGGTATGTGCCAAAGACCTCCCAATAATGGGGTTGGCTAGGGGGTCGGAAGAGATGAAATTGAAGCCCATGTTAGGTAGTGTCAAAGAGAGGGAGACCTGGGGGAGAGGCTATAGGCCAAGTGGGCTTGAATCTAGGGATTCAGGTCTCTGGATAAAAACAGAGCTGAATAGGGCTGAAACACCATCTAATCAGACTTGTCTCCATCCTCCTCACGGTGGCTGTCGACTCCATCCCGCGATGCTTTCTCCTCCTTGGCCAGCTGGGCTTGAGAGGCCAGCAGggaagagagggagaagagACCAGAGGAGGTGGTGACGGCAGGGAGGGTCGGCTGGCTCAGGCTCAGCGGCAGCGGAGTCATGGGCAGGGCCAGGCCCTGAAGCTGAGACAGCTGGTGAgcctggagctgctgctgcatgGAAAAGAATCAGACGCAACTTAGAGACAGTAGGATAGATCAAGCGCACAAATCACTGCAAAACACAGGACAGACCTATTATAGAACCACAGGTCATGTTTAATATATAACCCTTGAGGCACAGCGCTAATAGTTTACAGACAACAGGATAGATGGAACGCACGTATCATAGCACATGCTCAGTAGAAGATACACATAGCTTATTTATAATAGATGCAGTTTTTAAGATGTATAAAAGCCTAAGAAACAAGTGCAGACAAAGAGGTATCTGAGCACAGAACTGGAAAAAACAATATCATGGGATCGACATGCCTTTGATTTTAAAGTACAGAGAGATACATTGTTACTGCCACGCTTCTCTTTTACACACACCCAAAAGTGAGTTCATTTTTACGGCAGCTCCCTCTGACCTCTTATAATCGACACATAACTGCCCCCGCTGATCCTCTAACTTTCTACATGATGCGACTAAAGTCAAAGcaaaagatgtctgtgaaggttctcagtcatccaggtcatcgtagtcgaaggagcttgtaaagaaaagcgtctggacttcaagcgtcttcaagcaacttaaagaagtccagacgcttttctttacaagctcctttGAAAGCAAAAGATCCACCGACAACAGAACGCCCTACCACAAACGCCAACGCAGAGCGCCACCTTCTTTATCACAAGTCgcagacacaaagacaaaagcaaCGCACCACCGTGAATCATCTATCACAGTGATGGAGTGGCTGGGCTAGCGAACACTAGACAATAGTGAAATGATGGAGGAGCTAGGATAGCTAACACGAGGCTGATAATGATGAAGCGTAGCTTTAGTAGTTAAAGCTGCCGATATAAAGAATATCTGCGCATAGCAGGCTAACGAGCTGGCCTGGTTTGTACAGATTTGGTATTTTAGCTAGCGAGATAACTGTGCTGTAATTGCTTCAATGGACAGGATTGTGGCTTAATCAAATTTATCCCCTCGATGGGATGGATACCACCactttaaaaagacacaaaaagtaGTTTACTCGTGATGAAGAGTACTACACACTCCTAAGACGTAAGTGTAGAAGAGATTTTAACCCTAATAATGCCCCGAGGTTATCTCTACTTAAATCTGCACATTTAACATGAAacctaaacaaaaacatttcaaggCATGGAGGCTTTAACAGAAGAATCCAGCATTTCTTTGGAGCTTAGCCACTTCTAGAAAAGTTAATTTCTTATATTCCAACTTTTGGtgcatcagaaaaaaaaaagaaagtctgtGCTTTAAAAGTTTCTCTTGGACTTCATCAATATAACTCTAAAGAAACCCTTTAAAAATTAATTGTTCCCAGAGCTGCTTAAACAAAACAGTGGGAacaattataaatgtttattttactgtgcaGGCATACATTACCAGCGCTTGAATATAATCATGATTTATGGGTCATTTTAACGTTTTTCATTAGCAACTGGAGCTAATAAATGCTTATTTACTTTTATAATGCTCTGTTTAGGAGGAAACAGATCGGGGCAGGAAACCTTTGAGGTTTAGGGTTTTTCATTTCACACGAtataaaaaaagcattaaaaaaacattttaggttTTTGAGAAAAACCCTGCGATGACACACAAAGGTTTTTATCCTCACAAACAATAAGTCAATAAATGCaagatgtaaaagaaaacaatagaatTGATCGGGTTGGTCAATATTTGCACTTTTTCAGGCAGGGTTAGGGTTGCAACAACGTACCCTTATGATGGAGTTCATCTCCGGGGGGGTGACCTGCTTGGCCCTCTCTATGGCTGCCAGGACCTGCTGCTGGTGCTGGAGATGGTGGGTGGGAGACAGGGGGGAGGCAGGGGGTAAAGACAAGAGGAGGAAAGTGAGAAAGACAAAAGCGAGATAGAAACATGGGGAGGAGAGTTGGGGGGGGGTGGAGAGGTTAGATCAATATCAATAGTCCCAACAGAGACCCGACAACCCTCTCTGGTGTTGCGCCTCCCCCTCTGACCATTTTGCTATTCAtccagttacacacacacacacacacacacacacacacacacacacacacacacacacgcacgcctTGTGTGACACCCGGGAATGGATGGTCGGCTGGTGTGCTGTAATGGGTGGAGGTCAACCCCCTGGTGGGCAGATAAGAGCATGGCTTATCTGAATCGCACAGCCATTTATtacactgacacaaacacacacatgtattaaGCAAGAGAAGAGTTGGATGGAGTAGGAGGAGGCAAAGGAGGGAAAAATGGAGGGAAAGAGGGGAGTGAAGGAAGAGGtcaaaaggggaggggggaagGGACAACCGTGAGGAtgggacagattgaatatggcAGAATCGAGGTGGGGGCAGGGTGAAATGGAAATTGAGGTGGAAAGAAACACAGGAAGCAAGTGATGATGAATGATGGGAGGAGAGAAGAGGGATGCTGAGCTTGAGGTCACGGAGGTGGAGAGGTAATGAGGTGGGAATGAGGGTGATCTCATTCCAGGATGTAAGGAATAGTGCTGAGGGTCAGAGGGTTATTGACGGCTCTGTGCCagagtgtgcgtgcgtgtgtgcgtgtgcacgcgCTTACCTCCTGAGACAGGTAGGGGAGGACCTGTGCGCAGATCCCATTCAATCTCTTGACTATCTCAGCCTGTTGAAGGAGAGCATAGTGGTTTATAGTATTCCATATTTTTATCACTCCCAACAAACCCAGTGAAAAAATATGTAACTCAAATGGTTATTTTCCATCTTCCCCACCCTGTCAGCATCAAAGCTTAATAATTTTAACCTTAAAAATggtcataaatataaaaaaaactttccactgTTTCCTAAAAACTGATAGTTGTTGTAATAAACAGGGATAATTGTATATTCAGTGGTTAGAATAGAACGTTGCATGTATGAGTatctcaaaataaaacacactggGTGTGTTCATAATGAAGTAAGGGGCGGATCTGACTGTGAAATGTAGGCTCAGATCCTGGGTTATTCGCCTTTCTGAATCTTACAATGATCAAAATTTACAAAACGGACTTTATGGTTTATTGAGTTCACCGCAGCGCACAGATTGGGATTAATGACCGGGTTTTATGCTCGATGCTGTTCCAGATGCAACCCTCGCATTTATCCAGGTTTGGAGCATTAGGAGTACACCTCAAACTGCAAAACTACACCACACCACCACTGTTTTATACAGTATgaaatgagtgactgagcccataaactcaGCGGGATAGTGCttgcagattttttatttttatttttagccacCACAGGTGTCTccccctggtggccattaaAGAGAATGGAGGTTTAAGACAGACAACATGGGGGCGCCTACGTCCATATTTATACTGTCTATAGTCAAGAATTAATGGTGCAGGGGACAGAGGGGAAGGATATTCTTACTTTTCTATTAGATTAAGTCACCTAAGTAATGCTCGGTCATGAGGGGATACACTAACAGAAGGAAGCTCATACCAGCTTTGCTTCTGTCTGAGGCTGTTGAGCAACTAAACGTAGGGTGGTGGTGTCTTTAGCACATAGATGTGGATTTGCTGAATGTAAAAAATGTTACTGCACCTCACTGGGTACTAATGCCTGTGAGATCCATGGAGAAGGTTTCATGaacgaatgaatgaataaagtcAGAGATGATAACATAGAATAACCAAAGCCAGAAGAGGTGAACAAAAACCATGCCAGGGCAAAGTGTCGAGGACAACAACTCTATGGAACAGAAGAATTCAGCATAATAGCCTCAGGCTACACAGATAAAATGTGATAGCAGCTCACGGCTCATTTTAATCTTTTCATGGGATTTAATGACAGCTCAAAATAAAGAGTATCACCACACTTATCCTTTAAACCCTTGTTAAATGTGAATCGTCATTCAGCGAATTTAAGCCACACTCATCAGTATGGGAAACATCTGCTATGACCTTCCCAAACTGGAGCAAATatatctcacacacatgcacatatatcAGATGTGTCA from Astatotilapia calliptera chromosome 23, fAstCal1.2, whole genome shotgun sequence harbors:
- the tle5 gene encoding TLE family member 5 isoform X2; protein product: MMFPQSRHSASSQQLKFTTSDSCDRIKDEFQFLQAQYHSLKLECDKLASEKSEMQRHYIMYYEMSYGLNIEMHKQAEIVKRLNGICAQVLPYLSQEHQQQVLAAIERAKQVTPPEMNSIIRQLQAHQLSQLQGLALPMTPLPLSLSQPTLPAVTTSSGLFSLSSLLASQAQLAKEEKASRDGVDSHREEDGDKSD
- the tle5 gene encoding TLE family member 5 isoform X1, with protein sequence MMFPQSRHSASSQQLKFTTSDSCDRIKDEFQFLQAQYHSLKLECDKLASEKSEMQRHYIMYYEMSYGLNIEMHKQAEIVKRLNGICAQVLPYLSQEHQQQVLAAIERAKQVTPPEMNSIIRQQLQAHQLSQLQGLALPMTPLPLSLSQPTLPAVTTSSGLFSLSSLLASQAQLAKEEKASRDGVDSHREEDGDKSD